The region atcaaaactgcagcgagcagcccaataagtgacacattgcaggaATTGGGGTCTCGGCTTCTGTGTCATGCTGGGGGAGCAAAAACAGATGGGAGAGCAAAaacccggtgacagattccctagaTCTTGCTTTAGAAGTATTGCTTCGTAGTGGTAGCAGAAGAAATGCGCACAGCATTGTACGGACGTTAATGTTTCATGCGTCATTCTTCATTTCccctgtgggggcgctgcaggTAGATTTCCCCATAGGGAAACTGTTGAAaacacaaattattattattattattatttattgttatagcgccatttattccatggcgctttacatgtgaggaggggtatacataataaaaacaagtacaataatcttgaacaatacaagtcataactggtacaggaggagagaggaccctgcccgcgagggctcacaatctacaagggatgggtgagaatacagtaggtgaggatagagctgatcgtgcagcggttggtcgatcggtggttactgctggttgtaggcttgtcggaagaggtgggtcttcagattctttttgaaggtttcaatgcaaAATATGTTGAAACGCTCCAGTGTGCAAAAATCCAGCTTCATTTCTCACCCGTGACCATCCTTGTACACGGGATTCTATGCGCCACgttcataatgcacaatttcacctgggtttggaggtggaaatgagcccccttacctcttgggactCCTGTGCGGCCGTCACGAGCCGGGTATAATAGCGCCCCCGCAGCCACATTGTATGACTGCATGCACCTGTGGACACTGAGTTCACAGCCAAAGTCATCCAGTGTCATTACGCAGGAGACACAGCGTTCCGTTTCATATTTGGAGACCTCTCAACGCCTATAAGATACCGGCTTTATTGTACAAGTAGGAGGGTGTGACTGTGCACAAAGACAGGCCATGCAAAAAGTTCACCAAGgtaccctcatttgcatattaaaagttgatttttaattacatagtaacatagttagtaaggccaaaaaaagacatttgtccatccagttcagcctatattcctatattccatcataataaatccccagatctacatccttctacagaacctaataattgtatgatacaatattgttctgctccaggaagacatccaggcctctcttgaacccctcgactgagttcgccatcaccacctcctcaggcaagcaattccagattctcactgccctaacagtaaagaatcctcttctatgttggtggaaaaaccttctctcctccagacgcaaagaatgccccctggtgcccgtcaccttccttggtataaacagatcctcagcgagatatttgtattgtccccttatatacttatacatggttattagatcgcccctcagtcgtcttttttctagactaaataatcctaatttcgctaatctatctgggtattgtagttctcccatcccctttattaactttgttgccctcctttgtactctctctagttccattatatccttcctgagcaccggtgcccaaaactggacacagtactctatgtgcggtctaactagggatttgtacagaggcagtataatgctctcatcatgtgtatccagacctcttttaatgcaccccatgatcctgtttgccttggcagctgctgcctggcactggctgctccaggtaagtttatcattaactaggatccccaagtccttctccctgtcagatttacccagtggtttcccgttcagtgtgtaatggtgatattgattccttcttcccatgtgtataaccttacatttatcattgttaaaccgcatctgccacctttcagcccaagtttccaacttatccagatccatctgtagcagaatactatcttctcttgtgttaactgctttacatagttttgtatcatctgcaaatatcaatattttactgtgtaaaccttctaccagatcattaatgaatatgttgaagagaacaggtcccaataccgacccctgcggtaccccactggtcacagcgacccagttagagactataccatttataaccaccctctgctttctatcactaagccagttactaacccatttacacacattttcccccagaccaagcattctcattttgtgtaccaacctcttgtgcggcacggtatcaaacgctttggaaaaatcgagatataccacgtccaatgactcaccgtggtctagcctatagcttacctcttcataaaaactgattagattggtttgacaggagcgatttctcataaacccatgctgatatggagttacacagttattctcattgagataatccagaataacatccttcagaaacccttcaaatattttaccaacagtagaggttagacttactggcctataatttccaggttcacttttagagccctttttgaatattggcaccacatttgctatgcgccagtcctgcggaacagaccccgtcgctatagagtccctaaaaataagaaataatggtttatctattacattacttagttctcttagtactcgtgggtgtatgccatccggacccggagatttatctattttaatcttatttagcctgttttgcacctcttcttgggttaaatAAAATTTAAATAAGTTACACTGTAAATTTAGTATTACATTTAATCACATTTATTATTACCTAGTATTATGTAAATGGGGACTAGGTCTCCAATATTAATGTTTAGGCAGTTTAATTGCCATTATGGGGACGATGAACCtttttaaattagatttttgttatatgcattttttattttatgcaaattgcctcttcagagaggaagaggacttgaactctatagcgccacctgttggaagcagcaatctgaaaattgagattctgatttggcttttatcctaagtcatattgcaagacttgatAAAGGGttaatagtgacttgtaggattggtacttccaacaggtggcgctagtgttctagtcctcttcctttctgaagaggcaatttgcatattagattccccagaggagcatgcaaggcgtttaagcctccttacattggcatgccagtgCCGGTATGTCACTCTGCACAAGCAAGAAACgttatattgttttttttccttaaagggaacctgtcacccccccagggcatattaaggtaaaagagccaccttctgcagcactaaggctgcattctgtgatggtggctcttatgttttaaatccctaataacgctgaaatgttcacttttataaattgggcACCatacctcgcagccgtccatcatccccctcAGTGGACCGGGTGctgcctcctctctgtcttgtgccgtcatgggcacctgcgctctgcaattatttctcgggcatgcgccgtgcgcaCTACCCTGGAACTCGCATCAGCTGATGTAAGTAGATCGCTCCTGCGCACAGCGCCCGATTCCCAGCCCCGGAGTGtcaataaatcataacacactgtggggcgggatctcagGCCTCTGCTACACGCAGccgcgatatcagtacatcagctgatgtgagttccagggcagcgcacacggcgcatgcccgagaaataattgcagagcgcaggtTCCGGTGACGGCACAGGAcagcgaggaggcggcgcccggtgggatgatggatggctgcgaGGCGACCGAGTCGGGGAGAAAAggtaccccccggactcaatacaggtatggtgcGCAATTTATGAACGTGAATATTTCAGCATTATTAGGGATCAAgaccataagagccaccttcacagaatgcagccttagtgctgcagaaggtggctcttttaccttaataggccctggggggaacaggttccttaaaaaaaaaaaaaagtaatcttaCCATTTTCATAACGGCCATTGGGACTTTTTTAGACTCTTAACGTACTGATGTTTCAGGgccagttttcagcaggctcctaatCAACAGATGATGGGTAGCGCCTCGATACACAACTGATTAAAAcagaatccaccaatcacaataggtgatataacagctgaccctgctcccctaCCTTCACAATGATCTTTGCGCATGCTCAATGCAAAAGATGCAATACAGTTCAAAAGATAGTCAGGATCTGACCATTATGGTTATGTTCATGTCTTGTTTCCTGAAACAGGGAGTAGGAGTCAAAAACCACAGCcgccagtgtgaaaattacaagctttctatttttaattttttttatatacagattgaggtataaaaaaataaatttagtattAGGACATTTTCTGACGATAGCTTTCCTTTTAAGTGTTTCAGAAAGGGAGCCTCTCTGTTTCGGCAGATAACATGCTAGCCAGGTTCTCCTACCCTCACACCACGTTCTATGGTATCTACATGGCCTTGGAGCAGGGGCACATGGTGAAACCTGGACAGCCAGACACTGGCCCAAGAGGTAATGGAGCCATCTCCAGCTCCAAAGCTGGtcgaattgtgcattatgaggagctattggactgcaaagggcccatatattgttcttttaCAGGGGCCCTCTGTGTCCACTCCTGCCTTATAGGACATATGGGCAGGGTATTGTCTTTATGTGACTATCCCTTAAGCATAAAGCTAGAAAAAAAATTTGATTGTGAGTAAATTGTAGCCGACGTTACACTTTATAACACGGTTCCCTAAACTTCACTTTCAAGTATTCGTAGTTTGCCCCATGATCACAGTTTTCTTGTACTATAGTATGGCAATTCTCAAGGCCTCCAGTACCTACAGCATTTCCCAGCCTTCCTCTATCGAGCCGCAGTTTAGAGGTTAGGGCCATAGAGGTGATACTTGTGGCTGTCCCTGAAAACATGACCAGTATTCTGCACCAAAGTTGGGAAATGCTGATTCAAATACAAGAGCAACCTATATCCTGATAATATCTTGTAAGGTCATTTTTATCCCAGTCGCTAATTTGGAGGCCTTGGGCCATAGAGTGGGATAAATTGGATAATCTAGTGTTTGGTTTTCATGTGTCTTGTCCATAAAAAGATGATTAAGATAATCCCCTTTCCCATCCTTCTTCAATTAAAGTTAAAGCATCAGGAAAGATTTTACATTGGCATGGcaggtagtgattttttttttcttcttctttccaaaaaaaataaataaataaataaattgctttaattttaatgcaattttactgattttttttttttttccaggtttcTCTTACTGGTTTCTCTCCAAAGTTGGGACCCCCGAGACAGAGGAAGGTCGACAGCGAAAATCGGTCATTTAAGCAGCGTTGGGAGATGGATTACTTGTTTGTGAAGTCCAAAAACAAACCACAGTGCTTGGTATGTTTCCAGATATTGGCAGTCTGCAAGGAATATAATGTGAAAAGGCACTACATCTCTCAGCATGAAATCCAGTACTCCAAATATACCGGCGACCTAAGACTGGCAGTGATCAATGACCTGAAAAGCAAACTGAATAGCGAGGCTACGGTACAAACACCAGACATGAATACGGAAAAGGCGGCAATAAAGGCATCGTTTGTCATCTGCAAGGAAATCGTGAAAAGGAAAAAAGCCTTCAGCGACGGAGCATTTATTAAAGAGTGCGCCGTCAAAATGGCTCGTGCCTTTGGCAGCGAGGAAATGGCCAAGTGCTTTGAGTCTGTGTCACTCTCCCATCAGACCGTCGCCCGGCGCATATCGGTCATGGATCAGTATGTGACTCAGAAAGTTCACGAGGCTGTTAAGAACTGCACTTATTTTTCAGTTGCAGTGGATGAAAAGATTGATATCACAGGTACCAACCAGCTCATAGTTTGCATCCGCACGGTGGATGACGACTTCAACATTTCGGAAGAATTATTACATCTGATGCCACTGGAAAGAACCACAAAAGACGAAGATGTTTACGAGGAAGTGAAGTTAGCCTTGGCTGAACTTGGTGGTTTTGATAAATGTATAAGTATTCTCATTGATGGGGCCAAGACTACCACTGCGAAGAACTCTGGCCTTACTGGCTTGTTAAAAAGAGATGGCTTTGCGTGTCTGACATTTCACTGCATTGTCCATGAGGAAGGATTAGTGGGAACAATGTTAAAAATGGCCGACGTTATGGAGGTTGTGATAAAAATTACTAATATGATAAGAGACAAGAAATGCACTGTGACCCAGAGGAGGTTTAAAGGTCTTTTAGAGGAGCTTGAGGCCTCCAGGTGCGATTTGCCACAGAATCGAAATATTCGTTGGTTAAACGAAGGAAATTATCTCTGTAAATTTTTCCGACTTCGAAAAGAAATATACCTGTTCCTATCGGAGTTAAAATCCGATCCATTCTTGGAGGAGCGTCTATGTGACGTTGACTTTCTCTGCTCTCTCGCCTTCTTAATAGACATTACGCAGGCTTTAAACTCTTTGAACAAAAGTTTGAAGGAGAGGGAGCAGGATATCTGTCAGCTCTACAAGCACATTTCTGCCTTCAGGTCCAAACTGATGTTGCTCAAAttaaatttgttacagaacgagctcACGAATTTTCAGTGCTGCAATGAGCTCTTCCATGAAGTCAAAGAGAGAGGAATCAACTTGAACTTCAACAGATTTATCCCAAAGATTGAAACTCTTATCGAGAACTTTAACGGACGGTATCAAGAGTTCAATGAGCTGAACTCCAGTTTCCAATTGTTCAATAATCCGCTTTCCATTGACATTAATAATGCCGATGCACATTACCAGTTGGAGCTATGTGAGGTGCAGGAAGACTTTTACATTGCCTCCAGAGCAGAGGTTGGGGTGCCCTTCTTTAAGTTTCTTGATAAGAAACACTTCCCTAATTTACGGGATCTAGGGCTGAAAATTGCCTCTATGTTTGGCAGCACTTATATCTGTGAGAAGTCTTTTTCTGACTTAAATCATATCAAATCAAAATACAGGAATAACATTTCAAACAGAACACTACTACAAGCGCTGCGACTGTCCACTACAAACCTTAAGGTGGACATCGATGAGCTTCTGTCTCAGCCAACACAATGAAAGACATTGCGCTTCAAAAGTTCAATGGGTCTGATTTATATAATGAATTATATTATGTTACGTTTTGAATCATTTGTAAATATATTATTGGCTgatgtatatatgtttttttttttcagttttattgcCAATGTGAACTATGGGTGTATATTTGGACACTTTATCATGTGAGCACAGGTAGCAATTTGGAGGCAAAATCTAACAAGGAGTTCACATGCTGCATTTTGGCCCCATTTTTTCCCCTGAAAAAATACTCAACATTTTACAGTGGCAGCagagtgaatgagattcctgaaaactcaaagtaaaaaaaaaattattttctcattgcagatttgaaaaaagtgttttgtttttttttattttaaatttgcagcttaatctttcagcatttttgcagtgtttttcacccgTTCAAGTGAATAGAAAATAAATGTGTCACGGTGACTATTTTACCCAGCAAAATGGCAAAAGTAtacagtttggttttttttatcatagtgatgtgtgtgtgtgtgtgtgtatatagctattgaacccgttcttctcccaggtggcgagcatttgtATTGGTAAGAGGTTctacatcctggtatgtgctgcttccatcctgtgtcctaactttatgtgctgctaccatcttgcaccttcATCCTGCCATATGCTGCAATTATCCTTCGCTcatttcctgtcatgtgcagcccctatTCTGTGCTTTTATCCTGTTTTGTGCGTCTGCACAttgtcattctgtcatgtgctgctgccatcctgcgcccccgtcctgtcatgtgctgctgccatcctgcgcccccgtcctgtcatgtgctgctcccatcctgcgcccccgtcctgtcatgtgctgctcccatcctgcgcccccgtcctgtcatgtgctgctgccatcctgcgcccccgtcctgtcatgtgctgctcccatcctgcgcccccgtcctgtcatgtgctgctgccatcctgcgcccccgtcctgtcatgtgctgctcccatcctgcgcccccgtcctgtcatgtgctgctcccatcctgcgcccccgtcctgtcatgtgctgctcccatcctgcgcccccatcctgtcatgtgctgctcccatcctgcgcccccgtcctgtcatgtgctgctcccatcctgcgcccccgtcctgtcatgtactgctcccatcccagGAGCAGTGGGACATTCAGCGGAATCAGGGTGTGGGGACACTGTGGCGGTGGACTTCAACAATAGGTGAGATCGTGACGCCGACATCGGCACCAGCGCAGTCGGTGCTTTCTGGCTCCAGTTTTTCTTTAAGACGGACACTGTGGCTATAATGTAACACTGGGAGCGTCTTCGCAGGCGCTTGCGCAGTATATaaagtggccaaagagttctattttaacctcatcggatcacagaatttgtttccaaaatgcatcaggcttgtttagatgttcttttgcatacttatgatgttgaattttatggtgatgacactggagaggttttcttctgatgactcttccatgaaggccaaatTTGCGCAGGTGTTTTgtgcagtagaacaatgtaccacatctcaagagtctgcaaaatctttctgAACGTCTTTTGCAGTTAAGAGGGAGTtcttatttgcctctctagcaaccctatgagcagctctcactgaaacttGCAGACCTTCTCTTGAACTCCACTGTTCctgaaaggctactttcacacatcaggttttttgtttcaggcagaatccggctaatgtttcataaaacggatccgttggaaatagtggaaaaactgatgcaacggatccgtttttctggcGGATTCGGTTTTTATTTTTAGGATGGGGTTTACATTGACTTCCtggaaaaggagagagagagagagagaccgagagacctCAGAATGGAAAATCTGCATGAATTCAATGGAAAATGCTTGGAAACCCGGAATCGGAGGCCGGTTTCATGTTTTCACCAGtccgtttcacacgtttttggccgGTTCCGTCGCTGTGCACTTTTTTCgccggacgaaaaaacgttcatctGGACGTTTTCTCCATCAGCCGGAAATGACTATTTGGACGTATCtggaaaaaacggatgaaacatctggccatcaggcgcaatccggcactaatacaactctatgagaaaaaaacggatccggcgcaaaaaataaagttttttttcaaaacttgccggattgtgcctgaaacaaaaaaagctgatgtgtgatagtagccttagggtaccgtctcacagtggcacttttgtcactacgacggcacgatccgtgacgttccagcgatatccatacgatatcgctgtgtctgacacgcagcagcgatcagggaccctgctgagaatcgtacgtcgtagcagatcgtttggaactttctttcgtcgctggatctcccgctgtcatcgttggatcggtgtgtgtgacagcgatccagcaatgtgttcgcttgtaaccagggtaaacatcgggtaactaagcgcagggccgcgcttagtaacccgatgtttaccctggttactgtcgtaaatgtaaaaaaaaaaaaacagtacatactcacattccggtgtccgtcaggtcccttgccgtctgcttcccgcactgactgactgccggccgtgaaatttatattatttttattatcatcCCAATCTATTCATTACAATTGCAATACTATTATACGTATTATTACTCTAGTACTATGAGATCCATAAAATTAaaaatgttgatccagaagaaggcaaaaacaaattcatttttgacctcgggaaaaggcgatcagtcctaaaaCCCTGGCTAAAACTTGCTGATGCCTAATAGTGTCCTATGctattatattatttctaataATATTATACTATTATATGTTTATATAttactactagctgtactacccggcttcgcccgggttaatgactgctgttagcaaaatagaatgtgataacaaaaatgtattctgcacacaaaaaccacaaaacaaatagatagaaatgtaattattaggcaaaaactaagctaatagaagaatttcacaacatatattagctttgttatactgagaatgtctttgttgcctatattaaccaatcagagctcagattaattaactgtagcaaaatagaagctgagctgtgattggttgctattggcagcctgataaatccccagccaacaggaagccctcccccctggcagtatatattagctcacacatacacataatagactggtcatgtgactgacagctgccggattcctatatggtacatttgttgctcttgtagtttgtctgcttattaatcagatttttatttttgaaggacaataccagacttgtgtgtgttttagggcgagtttcatgtgtcaagttgtgtgtgttgagttgcgtgtggcgacatgcatgtagcgacttttgtgaaatgagttttgtgtggcgacatgcgtgtagcaacattttgtgtgtcgagttgcatgtgacaggttagtgtagcaagttgtgtgcagcaagatttgtgcatggcgagttttgcgcgtggcgagttttatgtgtggtgcgttttgagcatgtgcaagttttgtgtgaggcaacttttgcatgtggtgcaacttttgtacatgtggcaatttttctgtgtgtgcaagttttgcatgaggtgagttttgcacgtgtggcgagttttgcgtgagcctagttttgcatatggcgagttttgcacgtagcGAGTTTtgcgtggtgacttttgtgtttcgacttttatgtggcgaggttggtgtgtgtgtggtgaaatgtgtgctgagggtcgtatatgtgttcaagcacgtggtagtgtgtggcgcattttgtgtttgtgttcatatccccgtgtgtggtgagtatcccatgtcggggccccaccttagcaactgtacggtatatactctttggcgccatcgctctcattctttaagtccccattgttcacatctggcagctgtcaattttcctccaacactttt is a window of Ranitomeya variabilis isolate aRanVar5 chromosome 2, aRanVar5.hap1, whole genome shotgun sequence DNA encoding:
- the LOC143806889 gene encoding general transcription factor II-I repeat domain-containing protein 2B-like, whose amino-acid sequence is MESSREDDPAAMESSTVSLTGFSPKLGPPRQRKVDSENRSFKQRWEMDYLFVKSKNKPQCLVCFQILAVCKEYNVKRHYISQHEIQYSKYTGDLRLAVINDLKSKLNSEATVQTPDMNTEKAAIKASFVICKEIVKRKKAFSDGAFIKECAVKMARAFGSEEMAKCFESVSLSHQTVARRISVMDQYVTQKVHEAVKNCTYFSVAVDEKIDITGTNQLIVCIRTVDDDFNISEELLHLMPLERTTKDEDVYEEVKLALAELGGFDKCISILIDGAKTTTAKNSGLTGLLKRDGFACLTFHCIVHEEGLVGTMLKMADVMEVVIKITNMIRDKKCTVTQRRFKGLLEELEASRCDLPQNRNIRWLNEGNYLCKFFRLRKEIYLFLSELKSDPFLEERLCDVDFLCSLAFLIDITQALNSLNKSLKEREQDICQLYKHISAFRSKLMLLKLNLLQNELTNFQCCNELFHEVKERGINLNFNRFIPKIETLIENFNGRYQEFNELNSSFQLFNNPLSIDINNADAHYQLELCEVQEDFYIASRAEVGVPFFKFLDKKHFPNLRDLGLKIASMFGSTYICEKSFSDLNHIKSKYRNNISNRTLLQALRLSTTNLKVDIDELLSQPTQ